Proteins co-encoded in one Campylobacter concisus genomic window:
- the tatC gene encoding twin-arginine translocase subunit TatC, with the protein MFEELRPHLIELRKRLFISIVSVFVCFGICFTFWNPLLAWMSEPLKQVLPAGSNIIFTQIQEPFFTAMKVAFFAGVVIALPIIFWQFWLFVAPGLYDNEKKYVIPFVISASFMFACGAAFCYYVVIPLGFAFLVNFGGQLFKALPSIGEYVGFFAKLLIGFGISFELPVITFFLAKIGLVDDKMLKDYFRYAVVIIFIFAAIVTPPDVISQVLMALPLIGLYGISIIVAKRANKSDDEDEKEEQDSDVASDE; encoded by the coding sequence ATGTTTGAAGAGCTAAGACCCCATTTAATCGAACTTAGAAAGAGACTTTTTATAAGCATAGTAAGCGTTTTTGTCTGTTTTGGCATCTGCTTTACGTTTTGGAACCCACTGCTTGCATGGATGAGCGAACCGCTAAAACAGGTCTTACCAGCTGGCTCAAATATCATATTCACTCAAATTCAAGAGCCATTTTTTACAGCAATGAAGGTTGCATTTTTTGCTGGTGTCGTGATCGCGCTACCTATCATTTTTTGGCAGTTTTGGCTATTTGTCGCCCCTGGGCTTTATGACAATGAAAAAAAATATGTGATCCCATTTGTCATCTCAGCTTCATTTATGTTTGCGTGTGGAGCGGCATTTTGTTATTACGTGGTGATTCCACTTGGCTTTGCGTTTTTAGTAAATTTTGGTGGCCAGCTCTTTAAGGCGCTACCAAGCATTGGCGAATATGTTGGCTTTTTTGCAAAACTGCTGATTGGCTTTGGAATTTCATTTGAGCTACCAGTCATTACATTTTTCTTAGCAAAGATCGGACTTGTCGATGACAAGATGCTAAAAGATTACTTCAGATACGCTGTTGTTATTATCTTTATCTTTGCAGCTATCGTTACACCACCTGATGTGATAAGTCAAGTCTTAATGGCACTGCCACTCATCGGACTTTATGGAATTTCAATAATCGTCGCTAAAAGAGCTAACAAGAGCGACGATGAAGACGAAAAAGAAGAACAAGACAGCGACGTAGCAAGCGATGAGTAA
- the tatB gene encoding Sec-independent protein translocase protein TatB, which yields MFGMSFSEILVIAIIAVLVLGPDKLPSAMVQIAKFLKMFKKGINDAKSTFDQEMKIAELKEDAQKYKESITKSTQSVRKKLTFEELDEIKKSANDITNDIQNVVSDTKKTVENIQNPTNLVKDAILNDKKEA from the coding sequence ATGTTTGGAATGAGTTTTTCTGAAATCTTAGTTATCGCCATTATTGCAGTGTTAGTTTTAGGTCCTGACAAGCTGCCAAGCGCGATGGTTCAGATTGCAAAATTTCTAAAAATGTTTAAAAAAGGCATAAATGACGCAAAATCAACATTTGATCAAGAAATGAAGATAGCTGAACTAAAAGAAGATGCCCAAAAATATAAAGAAAGCATAACTAAAAGTACACAAAGTGTGCGCAAAAAGCTTACTTTTGAAGAGCTTGACGAGATCAAAAAAAGCGCAAATGATATCACAAACGATATACAAAATGTCGTAAGCGATACAAAAAAAACGGTAGAAAATATACAAAATCCAACAAATTTAGTTAAAGATGCGATCTTAAACGATAAAAAAGAGGCGTAA
- the hemW gene encoding radical SAM family heme chaperone HemW produces the protein MQVYIHVPFCESKCPYCAFGSSDDEFNKVSAYFKALCLDLNFQLKSQNVKEISTIFFGGGTPSAVNAKFYDEIFSILAPLCTTKTEITLEANPNSASLAWLKHVKNLGANRISFGAQSFFEDKLKFLGRIHSREQIFKAVENAGAAGFSNINLDLIYDTKFDTKKRLLAETENLKSLAITHLSAYSLTLEENTPFAGKKSYKKDSDTLAKFMIEQIKRAGFGQYEISNFGQICKHNLGYWQGKNYLGVGAFSVGFVDGTRYYAKNSIDAYISQPTYRKKEILSQSELVREHIFLGLRSIVGVEAGQLSEAQKKRANLLVENEKLLFKNGKFYNPNFLLSDEIALFIEG, from the coding sequence ACAAGGTTAGCGCCTATTTTAAGGCACTTTGCCTTGATCTAAATTTTCAGCTAAAAAGCCAAAATGTAAAAGAAATTTCTACTATCTTTTTTGGTGGCGGCACACCAAGTGCGGTAAATGCTAAATTTTATGATGAAATTTTTAGCATTTTAGCGCCTCTTTGCACGACTAAAACCGAGATCACACTTGAAGCAAATCCAAACTCAGCAAGCCTTGCTTGGCTAAAGCATGTAAAAAATTTAGGGGCAAATCGCATAAGCTTTGGTGCTCAAAGTTTTTTTGAAGATAAGCTTAAATTTCTTGGGCGCATTCACAGCAGGGAGCAAATTTTTAAAGCAGTTGAAAATGCCGGGGCAGCTGGCTTTAGCAATATAAATTTAGACCTCATCTACGACACCAAATTTGACACTAAAAAGCGCCTTTTGGCTGAAACTGAAAATTTAAAAAGTCTTGCTATCACGCATCTAAGCGCCTACTCGCTCACTCTTGAAGAAAACACCCCATTTGCTGGTAAAAAAAGTTATAAAAAAGATAGCGACACTTTGGCTAAATTTATGATAGAGCAGATCAAGCGAGCTGGCTTTGGGCAGTATGAAATTTCAAATTTCGGCCAAATTTGCAAGCACAATCTTGGCTACTGGCAAGGCAAAAACTATCTTGGCGTGGGCGCTTTTAGCGTGGGCTTCGTGGATGGCACGAGATACTACGCCAAAAATAGCATAGATGCCTACATCTCACAACCAACTTACAGAAAAAAAGAAATTTTAAGTCAAAGCGAGCTAGTAAGAGAGCATATATTTTTAGGGCTTAGAAGCATAGTTGGTGTGGAGGCTGGACAATTAAGTGAGGCTCAGAAAAAAAGGGCGAATCTACTTGTAGAAAATGAAAAACTGCTCTTTAAAAATGGTAAATTTTACAATCCAAATTTCTTACTAAGCGACGAAATCGCACTCTTTATCGAGGGCTAA